A window of the Loxodonta africana isolate mLoxAfr1 chromosome 3, mLoxAfr1.hap2, whole genome shotgun sequence genome harbors these coding sequences:
- the CHTOP gene encoding chromatin target of PRMT1 protein isoform X5, with amino-acid sequence MAAQSAPKVVLKSTTKMSLNERFTNMLKNKQPMPVNIRASMQQQQQLASARNRRLAQQMENRPSVQAALKLKQVGV; translated from the exons ATGGCTGCACAGTCAGCTCCGAAAGTTGTGCTAAAAAGCACCACCAAGATGTCTCTAAATGAGCG CTTTACTAATATGCTGAAGAACAAACAGCCGATGCCAGTGAATATTCGGGCTTCGATGCAGCAACAACAGCAGCTAGCCAGTGCCAGAAACAGAAGACTGGCCCAGCAGATGGAGAATAGACCCTCTGTCCAGGCAGCATTAAAACTTAAGCAG
- the S100A1 gene encoding protein S100-A1, which produces MGSELETAMETLINVFHAHSGKEGDKYKLSKKELKELLQTELSGFLDAQKDADAVDKVMKELDENGDGEVDFQEYVVLVAALTVACNNFFWESS; this is translated from the exons ATGGGCTCTGAGCTGGAGACTGCAATGGAGACCCTCATCAACGTGTTCCACGCCCACTCGGGCAAGGAGGGGGACAAGTACAAGCTGAGCAAGAAGGAGCTGAAAGAGCTGCTGCAGACTGAGCTCTCCGGCTTCCTGGAC GCCCAGAAGGATGCCGACGCTGTGGACAAGGTGATGAAGGAGCTAGATGAGAATGGAGACGGGGAGGTGGACTTCCAGGAATATGTGGTGCTGGTGGCTGCCCTCACTGTGGCCTGTAACAACTTCTTCTGGGAGAGCAGCTGA